A window of the Haloquadratum walsbyi C23 genome harbors these coding sequences:
- a CDS encoding inorganic phosphate transporter, giving the protein MVEVLLFIGVGVAVFVGFNIGGSSTGVAFGPAVGSGLVSKLFAAGLMTTFALIGAWTAGREVIETMGGQIVPRSQFTLAASVAVLFFVGIALLISNTFGVPASTSMTAVGAIAGLGVASGTLNEAVMLEIVSWWIVAPVLAFWICAVVGRYLYPYLDARLKLNRSPGPLITLDRSGSIPWIRRGPNTSNRELGSVCLVIIIACYMAYSAGASNAANAVAPLVGNGSVSMNIGIILATGAIGFGAFTIARRTLDTVGNDLTELPILAALVVETVSASVIAILSILGIPASLAVSATMCIVGLGWGRATRTVTIGDAIGGEKPEMSVNALTAETDTSVPDVGEESSQELTNQTLFDPGTTGRVIFFWLLTPSVSAAASYALFSFMPL; this is encoded by the coding sequence GTGGTCGAAGTATTGCTCTTTATTGGGGTCGGCGTTGCAGTCTTTGTAGGATTTAATATTGGTGGGTCTTCAACAGGAGTTGCATTTGGTCCTGCAGTAGGTAGTGGACTTGTCTCAAAGCTCTTTGCAGCCGGATTGATGACAACATTTGCACTTATCGGTGCATGGACGGCTGGTCGAGAAGTAATCGAAACAATGGGCGGACAGATTGTTCCACGGAGTCAGTTCACGCTTGCAGCGAGTGTTGCTGTGTTATTCTTTGTCGGAATAGCACTACTCATTTCGAATACATTTGGGGTTCCCGCATCAACATCAATGACCGCCGTCGGCGCAATCGCTGGACTTGGCGTTGCCTCAGGAACGCTCAACGAAGCGGTGATGCTTGAGATTGTTTCATGGTGGATTGTTGCACCGGTGCTTGCATTTTGGATATGTGCAGTCGTTGGGCGATATCTCTATCCATATCTTGATGCGCGGCTCAAACTTAATCGCTCGCCAGGACCCCTTATTACTCTTGACCGCAGTGGGTCTATCCCATGGATTCGTCGAGGACCGAACACCTCGAATCGAGAGCTTGGCAGTGTTTGTTTAGTCATCATTATTGCATGCTATATGGCATATTCTGCAGGTGCATCAAATGCAGCAAATGCTGTTGCACCGCTTGTTGGGAATGGGTCAGTGTCGATGAATATCGGAATCATCCTAGCCACCGGAGCAATTGGATTCGGAGCATTTACGATTGCACGTCGAACGCTTGATACAGTTGGTAATGATCTCACCGAACTACCGATTTTAGCTGCGCTTGTTGTCGAAACTGTTTCTGCATCGGTTATCGCCATCCTTTCAATATTGGGTATTCCGGCGAGTCTGGCAGTCTCAGCGACAATGTGTATTGTTGGGCTTGGATGGGGTCGAGCAACGCGGACAGTCACAATTGGAGATGCAATCGGTGGAGAAAAGCCAGAGATGTCGGTAAACGCATTGACTGCTGAGACTGACACAAGCGTTCCAGACGTAGGTGAGGAATCATCTCAAGAACTCACTAATCAAACATTATTTGATCCTGGAACAACCGGTCGTGTGATTTTCTTTTGGCTTTTGACGCCATCAGTGTCAGCGGCTGCATCGTATGCATTATTCAGCTTCATGCCATTATGA